The Panicum virgatum strain AP13 chromosome 3N, P.virgatum_v5, whole genome shotgun sequence genome includes the window TAGTAACTTATTAAATGATGATGTAATTCCTCTCTAAAAAAACTGATGGCATACGCTCGAAATTACGCTCGCAAATTTCGAAAAGGAAAGGGAACTCGAAATTAGGCGTGGTGGTTGCTTGTCAGGAGGACCCttttatgatttcaaaaaaaaaggaggaggaggaccattTTATTCCGATTCCGATCGTTGGATGGAATGGAGCATCGCCGGCGCTGCACGAACAGAAAtaatggaagaagaagaagaagaagaaacggaGCTTTCCAAGGACAGTACTCCGTCGCATCCAGTTTGAGAACAACGGGCCCTCCTCCATCTGCTTTCCTGCCTGCATCTTTACCTATTCCCCCAACTACTGTATTTTCTTTTGGCTGcagtgaaaaatatatagatACATGAAATGGCGAGAGAAAAAGGCTACCCTGCTTCTTCCTCATCTCAAGCAACGAGTGTGACTGGGATGGATGTTCAGCGCGGGTCGTCGGAGGTCACTGGTGGTACTGAGCTCACTTTCACCTGACGACTGGCGTCATTTCACTATCGTTGGCCATGGCGGAGGCCAAATTAAATAAATCACCATCGTCATCGTGCAAAGAGGTGTTCgtcgaaaaaaaaatcatgcaaaGAGGTGAGTCGACGAACAGGGCTCTACTGCAGCGCACGATCGATCGTCGTGTCCTTGAGTTTGGGTGGGCTCACTGGAGTACTGATGCTGCTTGTATGTAGCACTAGTAGCAGGCAGGGATCCATCCGTGGACGCTGAGCGagtccatcatcatcatcatctttaaaCTTCGGCCGCGCCCAAAGTCCCTCCTTTTCGATCTCTCCTGTCCTCGCCTCTTTGCTTTTCCGATCGTGCGCCGCTCATTTGCACATTATTATTTCAGCGACTTTATTCGCCGGGGGGGTCAGGTCTGCCATAGCCTAGAACAAAAGGGACGAACAATCGCGATGACTCACTCACCCGACCATCTAATGTTGTCAGTAGTGGTCGAATATATCCCCAGGCAACGGAACGCACTCTCTTCTTACTTTCTGAGCTCCAAGCAAAATGAAGCAGCAGCAAGTACAGCTCTGGAGACTGTGGAGACTGATTTACCCCCAACCCAAGAGCGAGACGTCTTCCTTCCAGAAGATCGGAGCGGTTCATTTGGCCCTGCAGGTGGTTGATTTGGTCGACTTATCCTGTGATGATAAATAGACGAAGCCAACTGCCACGATCATCTAATACTACTAGGAGCCTTGCCTAATGCCTAGGATGGGACAAGACAAATTAAATCGATCGGTGGCAGCGCCAAACGCCATCCCATTCCATCTGCATCCGGATGGATGGACGAACGGGGGATGGGGGAGCGCGTAGACGCCAAGGCACCCAGCCATCCCATCCCATCATCGGCCATGGCGCAACAAGTAGAGGAGGAGAGGCGAGACAAGCGACCGGCCGCTCAAAAAGGTGGTGTGTTGCTTAGCCACCAATGCTGAGGGTGAGGGGAAAGCGACGCGCCAACGCGTATGCACGCGGATGGATTCGAATTTCTGATGATGCATCATCCGCCACCAATTGTACTGTATTTCTGCTCCCCATGTTTTTAACGGATATCGCGGCCGCATGTTCAGATTGCCAGAATGGTCCGTTGCCTGACAAAAGGAGCATGGTTTTCAGAGACATTATTGGATCGTTTGGCCGCTGCAGCAACTGGGGCCAGTTTCTGCATCCCATCCATAACCCATCGACACCTATCAATTGTTTCATTAATTCTTTCATCATTATTCCCTTTTCTTCCCACAAAAAAGAAGCTTTTGGTGCAAAGCTGAGAGAaaacgattttttttttaaaaaaaaggcacAAAGGATGCTAGACAGGTACTAAAGGGGGAAGGGGAAAAAAACTTTTCGAGTAGTAATACTAATTCTGTGTAAACCCAAAGTTTCTGCCATGTTCTTACTTGTCTAGTCTAGCATTGCTGCTACTGATTAAACTACGGGCAGGAACAGATTCCAAAGTCAAAGTTCCAAATTATACTACTGGTAATTTCCGTTGCCAGAATAGATGCTTCCACATGCGAGAGCCAGCGCTTGCATCGGCAATTGGCACACAGACTGAACACTGCTTTGTTGTGCATGTGTCTTCTTCTCGCAAGGTTTCTTACCGGTGAAGTGAGATCAGGCCCCATCCAATGTGTGCTAGTTGGAGACTTGAGTGAGAGCGAGTGATCAACCACCGGTTTGACGACGCCTTGGATCAGCAGGAGAAGAAATGGAAGATCAGCAGTCCCCATGTGTACTTGGGGGTTTCCCCACACCAAATCTCGGCTTTCAACTCGGAGCTACGGCTTGCCTCGGATCTGGTGGTTGCCACCAAACTCCTTGCCCCCAGCAAAACTCCAAAGCCCAGATCACGCACTcgaactgctgctgctggtatcATCACCAACATGCAACGAACATGGTTTGGCCGCTCAGGGCCAAGAAAAACGCAAAGCAAGAACAATTTTTTATttccaggaaaaagaagaaacaatGAAATTCCCAGAAAAAAGGGGAAGGGAATGCAAATAAGTAATCAATCAATCTCATGAAAACGGCTACCCCTTTAATTTCGCATCAAAAAAGGTTTATTGACAATTAAGCTTCCTTGAACAACAGTAATTCCAACCAGCTAACGAGATGAAAAAAAGGCAGCATATATAAATAGTATATATATGACCATCGATCGATCGTACtactattatattattattaatcaACCCtacgaaagaaagaaaaaaagaaacatcATCCTTTACATTTTTATACGCAGCAGCAGAATCACTGATTGATTCAGTTCACTGGTATTGATGAATTGATCGATTATTTCCGCCTCGCCTATCGCCATGACCCTGAGCATCAAGATCTCTCTGCTTCTGTGGCCTCTGTTTTTTCCCCTTCTGCTATAACCCTGGACAGGCAGACAGACACAAGACGACGTACGGGCAcctacctcgccgtcgccggcggcagcacCAAAGCCTCGGTAGCTAGCTAGACCTCGACGCGGCAGGAGGTGGTGGTCTGGAACTTGAATCCGCTGGCCCCCGGCGCGCCGTTGCCGCCGTTGGTGACGAGGAAGGCCGGGCAGGTGACGAAGAGGTGGTAGTGGCCGGAGATCCAGCTGCCGACCTTCCACCTGACGCGGCCGTCGATCTTGACCTGGAGGATGAGGTAGCCGGCCTGGCAGTCCTGCTGGAGCGCGTCGGCGAGGTAGGGGGCGAAGGGGACGTTGGGGCCGGCGAGGACGGGCGACCAGACGTCGACGTCGCCGTGGCCCTGGTAGACCGGCGGGAGCGAGGCGGCGACGGTGATCTGCTGGTACTTGTAGGAGGCGTAGACGTCGAGGCGGTCGTAGTAGACGCCGACGCGGTCGTTGGGGTTgcgggaggcgacggtgacCTGGAGCGTGGTGGAGAGGAGGTTGGAGGAGCCGTTGGCGaggtcgagctggcggagcgAGGCGTCCTGCAGGAAGAAGCGCGGGTGCGTGGGGCGGAGGACGAGGTAGACGATGAGCGCGATGATGGCGACGATGAGGGCCAGGCCCAGGAGGAGGCCGAGCAGGCGCCGGCACGAGCGGCGGaggtcgtcgtcgccgtggtTGCCGCAGTCCTTGCTCATGGCTCCCGGACTGGTTGGTGCCTTGGTGGAGGAGAAGTGAtgaagggtggtggtggctcTTTGTTGGGTTTCTCTTCTCTGGTGGCCGGAATGGAATTGgaatgtggtggtggtggagagggaatgaggaagaagagggagagcAGAGGCAGTGTTTGGGAAGCTGAGTAAAGTGGGCGTTATGGGTCCATTAATAGGCTAGGCTAGGCTCTCAAGACATAGAGAAGGAAGTGTACTCCAATGGTAGAGAGATGATGTGGGTgtggggggggtggggggggggggggggtggggaaGGGAACTAGGAAGGTTCCAAGTGAAATTTCGAGGGAGAGCTTTTTGCTTGTGCAGGCAAACGCGTCCCTTGTGGATGCTAGTTTCTCTCTTAACGTTAGGTGACAGCA containing:
- the LOC120663635 gene encoding NDR1/HIN1-like protein 1, with the translated sequence MSKDCGNHGDDDLRRSCRRLLGLLLGLALIVAIIALIVYLVLRPTHPRFFLQDASLRQLDLANGSSNLLSTTLQVTVASRNPNDRVGVYYDRLDVYASYKYQQITVAASLPPVYQGHGDVDVWSPVLAGPNVPFAPYLADALQQDCQAGYLILQVKIDGRVRWKVGSWISGHYHLFVTCPAFLVTNGGNGAPGASGFKFQTTTSCRVEV